In Babylonia areolata isolate BAREFJ2019XMU chromosome 19, ASM4173473v1, whole genome shotgun sequence, a single window of DNA contains:
- the LOC143294191 gene encoding histamine H2 receptor-like — protein sequence MYPTEDVHQHVTRVFSSVVIIVVNLLTMVTFSRVRALRSLSNKLVVCLASTDLMVGLITLISALAWVPGLGEFINFSPESCAVRLCWFHACCSASMVNISLIALERYLYIVRPYLHVRIVTPAVIRVCMGAVWLLGLTFGISPVFFARYKAELGCDFYLVLGSSYVVWASSTIFFSTSLLTLLFYSLIARLALKMRRAVGTFHHPTAATSDARLASLRMALTSVKAPVVVFGAFFLCWTPHMTVYIFHHLVRNLPQKTRGWFTTAGLFNSAMNFFVYLTLNSQFRSAVLGFFRMKACSDAVFTSEGSSSTSRRTTTTTTTTTRPLSVSTVTVTAVAASAVPAVAAAAQQSHGPGMRVLEKESSSAEGNRFSLATAYM from the exons ATGTACCCCACAGAAGACGTTCACCAACATGTAACG CGAGTCTTTTCCTCCGTGGTCATCATCGTGGTCAACCTCCTGACCATGGTCACCTTCAGCCGCGTGAGGGCGCTGCGGAGCTTGTCCAACAAACTGGTGGTCTGCCTGGCCAGCACGGACCTCATGGTGggcctcatcaccctcatcagcGCCCTGGCGTGGGTGCCGGGGCTCGGGGAGTTCATCAACTTCTCACCCGAGTCCTGCGCGGTGAGGCTGTGCTGGTTCCACGCCTGCTGCTCCGCCTCCATGGTCAACATCTCGCTGATCGCCCTGGAGAGGTACCTGTACATCGTGAGGCCCTACCTGCACGTGAGAATCGTCACCCCGGCG gtGATCAGAGTCTGCATGGGCGCGGTGTGGCTGCTGGGTCTGACCTTCGGCATCAGTCCGGTCTTCTTCGCCCGCTACAAGGCTGAGCTGGGCTGTGACTTCTACCTGGTCCTGGGCTCCTCCTACGTCGTCTGGGCCTCATCCAccatcttcttctccacctcgctcctcaccctcctcttctATTCCCTCATCGCTCGGCTCGCCTTGAAG ATGCGTCGAGCCGTGGGAACATTCCACCACCCGACGGCAGCCACCAGCGATGCCCGGCTGGCCTCGCTGCGAATGGCCTTGACCTCTGTCAAAGCCCCTGTCGTCGTTTTCGGCGCGTTCTTCCTCTGCTGGACGCCCCACATGACCGTCTACATCTTCCACCACCTCGTCCGCAACCTTCCTCAGAAGACCAGAGGATGGTTCACCACTGCGGGTCTCTTCAACTCGGCTATGAACTTCTTCGTCTACCTCACACTGAACAGTCAGTTCAGAAGCGCCGTGCTGGGGTTCTTCAGAATGAAGGCATGCAGCGATGCCGTCTTCACGTCTGAAGGGAGTTCTTCAACGTCCAGgagaactaccaccaccaccaccaccactaccaggcCGTTGTCAGTCTCCACAGTAACGGTCAcggctgttgctgcttctgctgtacctgctgttgctgctgctgcacagcAGTCTCATGGTCCGGGGATGCGTGTGTTGGAGAAGGAATCGTCGTCAGCGGAAGGGAATCGTTTTTCTTTAGCCACTGCttatatgtga